In the genome of Dyadobacter fermentans DSM 18053, the window TCTACCAACAACCGCATCACCAACTCGGCCCTCAATGGGCTCATGCTGCACGAAGCCTGGGGGGAAATCAGCCTGCTGGATACCAACCAGACCAAGCTCGGAAAAGAGTTCGCATTGAAGATCGGGCGGCAGGAATTTGTTTACGACGACAGCCGCGTGCTCGGCAATCTCGACTGGCTGCAACAGGCCCGGCGGCATGATGCGGCTTTGATCAAGTACGGTTTTAATGGTTTTACTGCGCATCTGGGCGTTGCGTATAACCAAAACCGTGAGTTCAAAACCGGCACTTTGTACGACGGTGTGCCCATAGGTTATCCGGCCGGCACGAACGGGATCGGGACGATGTACAAGTCATTGCAGTTTTTGTATTTGGGTAAAAAATTAAAGAGTGGAAATGCTTCGTTCTTGGCTGTAAAGGATGATTTTCAAAAATATACATTGGATACGGCGGGTGTAAAAAAGCTGGCTGACGGTGTGCGGAGCCGGGTGACGTTTGGGCCCTATCTGCAAACTAAAATCGGCAAAAACTGGACATTGACCGCCAATGCGTTTTACCAGGCAGGGAAAGACAAAGACGGTGCGTCGCTGAGCGCCTATATGTATTCTGTCCGGGGGATGTATGCGATGAACCGGGTATTTTCCATTGGTCCCGGCTTCGACTACACCTCCGGCACAGTGTCCGGCTCCTCGAAAAACCACACGTTCGACCCGCTTTACGGCACGCCGCACAAGTTTTGGGGACAAATGGATTACTTCTATGCGGCTAATGCGTTCGGCAAGGGCGGACTTTCGGACCTTTACATTAATACCACGATCAAAGCCTCCGAAAAGCTTTCCTTCAACACCGATCTGCACCATTTTTCCAGCGCAGCCACCGTGCGCGTTGCTGATAATCAGAAGCTCTCATCCGGCTTCGGCGAAGAACTCGACATTATCGCGAATTACAACCTGACGAAAAGCATCAGCTTCCAGGGCGGCTACTGCGCCTTTTTCTCGACCAACAGTCTGGCACAGGTGAAGGGCGTGAAAAATCCGCAGAAAATGTCCAACTGGGCCTACCTGATGATCAATATCAAACCTGAATTCCTGAAATAAGTCTGTCACAACCATCACTTTCAAACTCTTATTACTATGGAAACGACCAATAAGCCGCTTGAAAAACTCAACATATTCAGCTTCAAGGGCGTGCAAATGCGCACTTTCCACCTGACCTGGATGGCGTTCTTCCTCTGTTTCTTCGGATGGTTCGGACTGGCCCCGCTCATGACGGTCATTAAAGCGGATCTAGGCCTCACCAAGCCGCAAATCGGTAACATTATCATCGCCTCCGTAGCCGCCACGGTCATCGCCCGCATCGCCATCGGCAAGCTGTGCGACTCCTGGGGCCCGCGTAAAACTTACACTGCATTGCTCGGTTTCGGCGCCATTCCGGTGATGACAGTCGGCCTGGTGGACTCCTATGAAGGCTTTTTGCTCTTCCGCCTTGCCATCGGCGTGATCGGCGCTTCATTTGTGGTGACGCAATACCATACTTCGGTCATGTTCGATAAGAAAATTGTCGGAACGGCCAATGCGGTGGCTGGCGGCTGGGGTAACCTCGGCGGCGGGATCACGAACATGGTCATGCCATTGGTTTTCGCAGCATTCGTGGGCGCAGGTTACCTGCCCGAATCGGCCTGGCGGATCGCGATGGTCATTCCGGGTGTAGCGTTGCTGATCTTTGCATTTGTATATTATTTCTTCACCAAAGACACCCCGGCTGGCAACTTCGAAGACCTGGCGATCACTAACCCGAAAGCTGCCAAAACAAAAGGCACATTAGGCATCGCCATGCGCGATCCGCGCACCTGGGCCTTATTCCTCGCCTATGGAGCATGTTTTGGGATTGAAATCACTTTTGATAATGTGGCTGCATTGTACTTTTTCGACAACTTTAACACCTCGTTGGAAACGGCGGGTATCCTGGCTGGTGCATTCGGATTTATGAACATTTTCGCACGGGCCATCGGCGGAATCGTGGCGGATAAGGTTGGTAACAAATGGGGAATGCTGGGCAAAGGACGCCTGCTCGCCCTCCTGCTCGTGCTCGAAGGGATCGGCATCGCATTGTTCGCGCAGAGCGGCAGCATTGTTGGCGCGGTGATTACCATGCTTTGCTTCGCAATGTTCTTGAAAATGGCCAACGGCGCTACTTATGCGATTGTGCCTTTTATTAATCAAAAAGCGATCGGCTCGGTGAGCGGCATCGTAGGCGCAGGCGGTAATGTGGGCGCGGTGCTGGCAGGATTCCTGTTCAAATCCAGCGCAATTTCCTACTCGGAAGCATTTATGTACATTGGGGTAGCCATCGCCTGCATCGCCGCA includes:
- a CDS encoding alginate export family protein: MKRALLLLGMIGTGLLAPMRTMAQFSLSGQLRTRTELLDGQGTMLSKGEKPAFFTSQRTRLNAGYKGYRTQFFVAVQDVRVWGQDASTNNRITNSALNGLMLHEAWGEISLLDTNQTKLGKEFALKIGRQEFVYDDSRVLGNLDWLQQARRHDAALIKYGFNGFTAHLGVAYNQNREFKTGTLYDGVPIGYPAGTNGIGTMYKSLQFLYLGKKLKSGNASFLAVKDDFQKYTLDTAGVKKLADGVRSRVTFGPYLQTKIGKNWTLTANAFYQAGKDKDGASLSAYMYSVRGMYAMNRVFSIGPGFDYTSGTVSGSSKNHTFDPLYGTPHKFWGQMDYFYAANAFGKGGLSDLYINTTIKASEKLSFNTDLHHFSSAATVRVADNQKLSSGFGEELDIIANYNLTKSISFQGGYCAFFSTNSLAQVKGVKNPQKMSNWAYLMINIKPEFLK
- a CDS encoding NarK family nitrate/nitrite MFS transporter codes for the protein METTNKPLEKLNIFSFKGVQMRTFHLTWMAFFLCFFGWFGLAPLMTVIKADLGLTKPQIGNIIIASVAATVIARIAIGKLCDSWGPRKTYTALLGFGAIPVMTVGLVDSYEGFLLFRLAIGVIGASFVVTQYHTSVMFDKKIVGTANAVAGGWGNLGGGITNMVMPLVFAAFVGAGYLPESAWRIAMVIPGVALLIFAFVYYFFTKDTPAGNFEDLAITNPKAAKTKGTLGIAMRDPRTWALFLAYGACFGIEITFDNVAALYFFDNFNTSLETAGILAGAFGFMNIFARAIGGIVADKVGNKWGMLGKGRLLALLLVLEGIGIALFAQSGSIVGAVITMLCFAMFLKMANGATYAIVPFINQKAIGSVSGIVGAGGNVGAVLAGFLFKSSAISYSEAFMYIGVAIACIAAIVALINFEKEQTVTAETGQLEPVEA